The following coding sequences are from one Rutidosis leptorrhynchoides isolate AG116_Rl617_1_P2 chromosome 11, CSIRO_AGI_Rlap_v1, whole genome shotgun sequence window:
- the LOC139875708 gene encoding putative disease resistance RPP13-like protein 1 has translation MAEIVVTAAVTVLLENLLSSGLIKLSGFEGIESQLKDLQTTWKFIDALLADASEKQITDRSVNVWLQDLRGVAYDMEDVLDNMATETMRRNFNDESHGTGEVSVFNIIPTFLTNMADIADNFMYVGVLGSSKLPTEQKSLIDKSKVVFGREADQEALLNKLLGDEACNQNVSIISIVGLGGVGKTTLAQLLYNNGKVIDEFDLKGWVCVSEEFDVLTISNKIYQAVTGENKNFVNLDQLRVALQEKLSNKRFLLVLDDVWNEDQDKWEVLEKPLKGVPGSKIIVTTRKTTVASVMNYVEPYDLRILSDNDALSLFAKSALDEHNFDKHQSLISVARLITEKCKGLPLALIAIGRVLKGKGNDEYEWDKLLKSEIWSSNDSILPTLKLSYYDLPSQLKQLFAYCCLFPKDYEFNKKELVLLWMAEGFLNHPKGNMSMESVGFEYFEELQARSFFQQHSAGNEYTEPKYTMHDLMNDLAISVAGDFFYFLDAKMDVNGRNEAFEKFRYFSYLGQRGVESAKLKQLHRSTRLRTFLTVSSDYSLYILDDVLVDLLPQLQFMRVLSLTLDSIRDAPRSVGVLKHLRYLNFSRTDIKQVPEEVSELYNLQTLLVSYCFKLTSLPESFHKLINLRHLDMTYTPSLKKTPIGMGGLTSLQTLSKVIIERGNGFKVSDLKDMLNLQGQLVIEGLEKVTDPQQAKDANLEGKKGLVSLDMFWSHVFDDSRDSILEYDVFEMLRPPSKLNQLNIRNYGGMKFPSWFVGPSFEKLTKLSIDHCPNLVELSVGLISTLEYLLIYDCKKLVSIGENEVNVGSSNRKSVLTEVRLSHCDALESYSCANSVEKLWIEDCNSMTSVSMSTTLQEPPSSLRSLQVCDCKNLKSLFHEQLQSLTSLEEMTIRWCKKMDDTFPCGLWPPNLRKIDIGVLKKPMSEWGLQNYPTSLVELTLRADNSGVTSFAVEGNEMNVASTSFLLPPFLTSLTNSD, from the exons ATGGCTGAAATAGTTGTTACTGCTGCTGTCACCGTGCTGTTAGAAAATCTACTCTCTAGTGGCTTGATAAAGCTGTCTGGATTTGAAGGAATTGAATCTCAGCTGAAAGATCTTCAAACAACCTGGAAATTTATCGATGCTCTGCTTGCTGATGCAAGCGAGAAACAAATAACAGACAGATCTGTTAATGTCTGGCTACAAGATCTTCGTGGTGTGGCTTATGACATGGAAGATGTACTCGATAATATGGCCACCGAAACTATGCGAAGAAACTTCAATGATGAATCTCATGGCACCGGTGAGGTATCGGTATTCAATATCATACCAACTTTTTTAACTAATATGGCTGATATAGCTGATAACTTTATGTATG tgggtgtgttgggctcgtcaaagCTTCCAACAGAACAAAAATCACTGATAGATAAGTCTAAAGTTGTTTTCGGTCGAGAAGCAGATCAAGAGGCACTGCTCAACAAGTTGTTAGGTGATGAAGCATGTAATCAAAATGTGAGCATCATCTCCATAGTTGGTTTAGGTGGGGTTGGGAAAACTACTCTTGCCCAACTTTTGTACAACAATGGAAAAGTTATAGATGAGTTTGATCTCAAGGGGTGGGTCTGTGTTTCGGAGGAGTTTGATGTACTCACTATTAGCAATAAGATCTATCAAGCTGTCACCGGAGAGAACAAAAACTTTGTTAATTTGGATCAGCTTCGCGTGGCACTTCAAGAAAAGCTTTCAAACAAAAGGTTCCTACTCGTGTTAGATGATGTTTGGAATGAAGACCAAGATAAATGGGAAGTTCTTGAAAAACCTCTTAAAGGGGTGCCAGGAAGTAAAATCATCGTTACCACACGGAAGACCACGGTTGCATCAGTGATGAACTATGTTGAACCTTATGATTTGAGGATTCTATCGGATAATGATGCACTATCCTTGTTTGCTAAATCTGCTCTAGATGAGCATAACTTTGACAAGCATCAGTCACTAATATCAGTTGCTCGACTGATCACTGAGAAATGTAAGGGTTTGCCCTTGGCATTGATAGCAATTGGGAGGGTCTTGAAAGGAAAAGGAAATGATGAATATGAATGGGATAAGTTATTAAAGAGTGAGATATGGAGTTCAAATGATAGTATTCTTCCGACTCTCAAGCTAAGTTATTATGATCTCCCTTCTCAACTGAAGCAACTTTTTGCGTATTGTTGTTTATTCCCGAAGGACTACGAATTCAACAAGAAAGAGCTAGTGTTATTGTGGATGGCAGAGGGGTTTCTAAACCACCCAAAAGGAAACATGTCAATGGAGAGTGTTGGTTTTGAGTACTTTGAAGAGCTCCAAGCAAGGTCATTTTTTCAGCAACATTCAGCGGGTAACGAATACACGGAACCCAAATACACCATGCACGACTTGATGAATGACTTGGCAATAAGTGTTGCGGGAGACTTCTTCTATTTTTTGGATGCTAAGATGGATGTAAATGGTAGGAACGAGGCTTTTGAGAAGTTCCGTTACTTTTCATACTTAGGTCAACGAGGTGTAGAATCTGCAAAGCTCAAGCAACTACACAGATCTACACGTTTGAGAACATTCTTAACGGTGTCATCAGATTATTCACTTTACATATTGGACGATGTTCTTGTGGACTTACTTCCCCAATTACAGTTCATGAGGGTGCTAAGCTTAACTCTAGATTCAATCAGAGATGCACCAAGATCTGTTGGTGTTCTGAAACATTTGCGCTACCTCAATTTTTCAAGAACGGACATCAAACAAGTGCCAGAAGAGGTTAGTGAGCTTTATAATTTACAAACCTTGTTGGTCAGTTACTGTTTCAAGTTAACTAGCTTGCCAGAAAGTTTTCACAAGTTAATAAACCTCAGACATCTTGACATGACTTACACTCCATCGTTGAAGAAAACACCCATAGGGATGGGTGGATTAACGAGTCTACAAACTTTGTCCAAGGTTATTATCGAAAGAGGTAATGGTTTCAAGGTATCTGACCTTAAAGACATGTTGAATCTTCAAGGTCAACTTGTcattgaaggattggaaaaagtaACAGATCCACAACAAGCTAAGGATGCCAACTTAGAGGGAAAGAAGGGTCTTGTGAGTTTGGATATGTTCTGGAGTCATGTATTTGATGATTCTCGGGATTCAATTCTAGAATATGACGTATTTGAAATGCTAAGGCCTCCCAGTAAGTTGAACCAACTGAATATTAGGAACTATGGGGGAATGAAATTTCCTAGTTGGTTTGTAGGTCCCTCATTTGAGAAGTTAACAAAGCTTAGTATAGACCATTGTCCAAATTTGGTTGAGTTGTCAGTTGGACTGATATCGACACTTGAGTATTTGCTTATATATGATTGTAAAAAGTTGGTATCAATCGGAGAAAATGAGGTTAATGTTGGAAGTAGCAACAGGAAATCCGTCCTTACAGAAGTTCGTCTTTCTCACTGTGATGCATTGGAGAGTTACAGCTGTGCTAATAGCGTTGAGAAATTGTGGATAGAAGATTGTAATTCAATGACATCAGTGAGTATGTCAACAACATTGCAGGAGCCACCATCCTCTCTCAGGTCTCTTCAAGTCTGTGATTGTAAGAATCTAAAGTCATTATTTCATGAGCAATTGCAAAGTCTCACATCTTTGGAAGAGATGACGATACGTTGGTGTAAAAAGATGGACGATACATTTCCATGTGGGTTGTGGCCTCCTAATTTAAGGAAGATAGACATAGGAGTGTTAAAGAAGCCAATGTCAGAGTGGGGGCTGCAGAATTACCCAACCTCACTTGTTGAACTAACCTTACGTGCTGACAATTCAGGAGTTACTTCATTTGCAGTGGAAGGAAATGAGATGAATGTTGCATCAACATCTTTTCTTCTTCCACCATTTCTAACTTCTCTAACAAACAGTGATTAA
- the LOC139875710 gene encoding uncharacterized protein has translation MHWTPDEEKLLAERWFNTTENTKIGTSQSYDSFWNTILANYNLVASCQKNNDQITEKWAKMSRDLKLFIAIYNQFKKDWRSGTNDSDVIEAAHAKYRQRQSVSFRHGKTWKVPRDVQNFVPRKRNEYSEASTTGTIVTLRDEEPLRVDPNPDHTDLFADDPIRCPPG, from the coding sequence ATGCATTGGACTCCGGACGAAGAAAAACTATTAGCGGAACGTTGGTTCAATACTACGGAAAATACGAAAATTGGAACCTCACAATCGTACGATTCGTTTTGGAATACGATTTTAGCCAACTATAATCTTGTCGCTAGTTGTCAAAAGAACAACGATCAAATAACCGAAAAATGGGCGAAAATGTCAAGAGATCTCAAACTTTTTATTGCTATTTACAATCAATTCAAAAAAGATTGGAGAAGTGGAACTAATGACTCGGATGTCATTGAAGCAGCACATGCAAAATATCGACAACGTCAAAGTGTTTCTTTTAGGCACGGAAAAACATGGAAAGTACCTCGTGATGTCCAAAATTTTGTACCCCGGAAGCGTAATGAATACTCGGAGGCGTCCACTACCGGAACCATTGTCACTTTGCGAGACGAGGAACCTTTAAGGGTTGATCCGAACCCGGATCACACGGATTTATTCGCGGACGACCCGATCCGATGTCCACCTGGTTGA